One genomic segment of Mauremys mutica isolate MM-2020 ecotype Southern chromosome 10, ASM2049712v1, whole genome shotgun sequence includes these proteins:
- the LOC123378472 gene encoding butyrophilin subfamily 2 member A2-like: MALTLTQIQLPAWPGDRASGAKELQPGHANVTLDPNTANAQLIVSEDRKSVRRGIARQEVPDNPERFHSFCLLGCERFTSGRHYWEVEVGDGGFWAGGVARESMRRKGGIRFNPEQGIWAVERCGDQYRALTSPETPMPLSERPRKIGVYLDYEAEWVAFYDTGNETLIFTFMSASFTGETILPFFWVGIGVLLRVCP, translated from the exons ATGGCTCTTACCCTGACCCAGatccagcttccagcctggcctggggaCAGGGCCTCGGGGGCCAAAGAGCTGCAACCAGGCCATG CGAATGTgaccctggatccaaacacagCAAATGCCCAGCTCATcgtgtctgaggatcggaaaagcgTGAGGCGTGGAATTGCACGGCAGGAGGTGCCGGACAATCCAGAGCGATTCCATTCTTTCTGTTTGCTGGGCTGTGAGAGGTTCACCTCAGGGAgacattactgggaggtggaggtgggagatggAGGGTTTTGGGCTGGGGGTGTTGCCAGAGAGTCtatgaggaggaagggagggatcagatttaaccctgagcaggggatctgggctgtagAGCGGTGTGGGGATCAGTaccgggctctcacctccccggAAACTCCCATGCCCCTGAGTGAGAGACCTAGGAAGATTGGGGTTTATCTGGACTATGAAGCGGAGTGGGTGGCATTTTATGATACTGGTAATGAGACCCTGATCTTTACTTTCATGTCAGCGTCTTTCACGGGGGAGACAATCCTTCCCTTCTTCTGGGTGGGGATTGGAGTCCTGCTCAGAGTCTGCCCCTGA